A section of the Streptomyces sp. NBC_00178 genome encodes:
- a CDS encoding thiazole synthase — translation MSDDLFTLGSASFTSRLIMGTGGAPSLDVLERSLTASGTELTTVAMRRLDPTVRGSVLSVLERLAVRVLPNTAGCFTAGEAVLTARLAREALGTDWIKLEVVADERTLLPDPVELLDAAETLVDDGFTVLPYTNDDPVLARRLEDVGCAAVMPLGSPIGSGLGIRNPHNFQLIVERAGVPVILDAGAGTASDAALAMELGCSAVMLASAVTRAQEPELMAAAMRHAVEGGRLAYRAGRIPRRHFAEASSPAEGRAALDPERPAF, via the coding sequence ATGTCCGACGACCTCTTCACCCTCGGCTCGGCCTCCTTCACCTCACGGCTGATCATGGGGACGGGCGGGGCGCCCAGCCTCGACGTGCTGGAGCGCTCACTGACCGCCTCCGGCACCGAGCTCACCACCGTGGCGATGCGACGGCTCGACCCGACCGTGCGGGGTTCGGTGCTCTCGGTCCTGGAGCGTCTCGCCGTGCGGGTCCTGCCGAACACCGCCGGCTGCTTCACCGCCGGCGAGGCCGTCCTGACCGCGCGGCTGGCCCGGGAGGCGCTCGGCACCGACTGGATCAAGCTGGAGGTCGTGGCGGACGAGCGCACGCTGCTGCCCGACCCGGTGGAGCTGCTGGACGCCGCCGAGACCCTGGTCGACGACGGCTTCACGGTCCTGCCCTACACGAACGACGACCCGGTGCTGGCCCGCCGGCTGGAGGACGTGGGGTGTGCGGCGGTCATGCCGCTCGGCTCCCCGATCGGCTCCGGCCTCGGCATCCGCAACCCGCACAACTTCCAGCTGATCGTCGAGCGGGCCGGGGTGCCGGTGATCCTGGACGCCGGGGCCGGGACCGCCTCGGACGCGGCGCTGGCGATGGAGCTGGGCTGCTCCGCCGTGATGCTCGCCTCGGCGGTGACCCGGGCGCAGGAGCCGGAGCTGATGGCCGCCGCGATGCGGCACGCGGTGGAGGGCGGTCGCCTGGCGTACCGGGCGGGTCGCATCCCCCGCCGCCATTTCGCCGAGGCTTCGTCACCCGCGGAGGGCAGGGCGGCGCTGGATCCGGAGCGCCCCGCCTTCTGA
- a CDS encoding sulfite oxidase-like oxidoreductase: MGQPESRERGTAEQAGLPPGQRLQRGWPVTHYGPVPKFKPDRWEFRVFGATADGDKHCWNHREFSALPFSSVEADLHCVTKFSMLGAEWGGILAQEIVRLAPPAPHVSHVMVWAEYGFSSNLRLSDFTSEGTLFATHKDGELLTAEHGFPLRLVVPHLYAWKGPKWVRGIEYMTADRRGFWEERGYHNIGDPWSEQRYSYQEEPGDGPEL, from the coding sequence ATGGGTCAGCCGGAAAGCCGGGAACGCGGCACAGCAGAGCAAGCCGGGCTTCCACCGGGGCAGAGGCTGCAGCGCGGCTGGCCGGTCACCCATTACGGGCCCGTGCCGAAGTTCAAGCCCGACCGCTGGGAGTTCCGGGTCTTCGGGGCCACGGCCGACGGCGACAAGCATTGCTGGAATCACCGGGAATTCTCGGCTCTGCCATTCTCGTCCGTCGAGGCGGACCTCCACTGCGTGACGAAATTCAGCATGCTCGGAGCCGAATGGGGCGGAATCCTCGCGCAGGAGATCGTACGACTCGCACCGCCCGCCCCGCATGTCTCGCATGTGATGGTCTGGGCCGAATACGGATTCAGCTCGAATCTGCGGCTGTCGGACTTCACGTCGGAGGGGACGCTCTTCGCCACGCACAAGGACGGCGAACTGCTCACCGCCGAACACGGTTTCCCGCTGCGGCTGGTGGTGCCGCACCTGTACGCCTGGAAGGGCCCCAAATGGGTCCGGGGCATCGAGTACATGACGGCCGACCGCCGGGGATTCTGGGAGGAGCGCGGCTACCACAACATCGGCGACCCCTGGAGCGAGCAGCGCTACTCCTACCAGGAGGAGCCCGGGGACGGCCCCGAGCTCTGA
- the pknB gene encoding Stk1 family PASTA domain-containing Ser/Thr kinase, which yields MDTTLQDPLVGQLLDGRYRIDARIAVGGMATVYRAVDTRLDRVLALKVMHPALATDVAFVERFIREAKSVALLAHPNVVAVFDQGAQGAYVYLAMEYVAGCTLRDVLRERGALQPRAALDILEPVLAALGAAHRAGFVHRDMKPENVLIGDDGRVKVADFGLVRAVGTATDTTGSLLGTVSYLAPEQIEQGTADTRSDVYACGVVLYEMLTGGKPHAGDTAAQVIYQHLNQDVPAPSAVVPGLAAGLDRLVAAATARSPELRPHDAVAMLAESRAERSALTEEQLDAVPPQALAEGRDGAEDRTSVIPRVIPADQGTAHHTSRLEMPPPLPPERTGRRSRLAGRGRRGAVAVLVAVLVFLGAGAGVWYINSGQFTRVPSLLGQTQSAAERRLSDEGLDVKGVERAYSDTVERGTVISSDPGSGERIRGNDAVRLVISRGPEIVKVPDVGGMTLADARRELKKSGLAPGMVTREFSAETGRGEVVRTDPETGAERHPDSAVALVVSKGSPVDVPGVTGMGVDEARAALEEAGLKAEVLPVRVHSPEDEGGVARQSPASGAEAAEGDTVELTVSKGPRMIDVPDVTGKDVDEARSTLEEAGFEVEVDRPFLSFSDKVARQSTEGGDQAPEGSTITIRTKGL from the coding sequence GTGGACACGACCCTCCAGGACCCTCTCGTCGGGCAGCTGCTCGACGGCCGCTACCGCATCGACGCGCGTATCGCCGTCGGCGGCATGGCCACGGTCTACCGGGCCGTGGACACCCGGCTCGACCGCGTGCTCGCGCTCAAGGTGATGCATCCGGCGCTGGCGACGGACGTCGCCTTCGTCGAGCGCTTCATCCGCGAGGCGAAGTCCGTCGCCCTGCTCGCGCACCCCAACGTCGTGGCCGTCTTCGACCAGGGCGCCCAGGGCGCGTACGTCTACCTGGCCATGGAGTACGTCGCCGGGTGCACCCTGCGCGACGTGCTGCGCGAGCGCGGCGCCCTGCAGCCCCGGGCCGCACTGGACATCCTGGAGCCGGTCCTGGCCGCGCTCGGCGCCGCGCACCGCGCGGGCTTCGTGCACCGGGACATGAAGCCGGAGAACGTCCTGATAGGCGACGACGGCCGGGTCAAGGTGGCGGACTTCGGGCTCGTCCGCGCGGTCGGCACCGCCACGGACACCACCGGCTCGCTGCTGGGCACGGTCTCCTACCTCGCCCCCGAGCAGATCGAGCAGGGCACCGCCGACACCCGTTCCGACGTGTACGCCTGCGGTGTGGTGCTCTACGAGATGCTGACCGGCGGCAAGCCCCACGCCGGGGACACCGCGGCCCAGGTCATCTACCAGCACCTCAACCAGGACGTCCCGGCCCCGTCCGCCGTCGTCCCCGGCCTCGCCGCCGGACTGGACCGGCTGGTCGCGGCGGCCACCGCCCGCAGCCCCGAGCTGCGCCCCCACGACGCCGTGGCGATGCTCGCGGAGTCCCGGGCGGAGCGGAGCGCGCTGACCGAGGAGCAGCTGGACGCCGTACCGCCGCAGGCCCTCGCGGAGGGCCGTGACGGCGCCGAGGACCGTACGAGCGTGATCCCGCGGGTGATCCCCGCGGACCAGGGCACCGCGCACCACACCAGCCGGCTGGAGATGCCGCCCCCGCTGCCCCCGGAGCGGACGGGCCGGCGCTCCCGCCTCGCCGGGCGCGGACGGCGCGGCGCGGTGGCCGTGCTCGTCGCCGTGCTGGTGTTCCTGGGGGCCGGTGCCGGTGTCTGGTACATCAACTCGGGGCAGTTCACCCGGGTCCCCTCCCTCCTGGGGCAGACCCAGAGCGCGGCGGAGCGGCGGCTCTCGGACGAGGGCCTCGACGTGAAGGGTGTCGAGCGCGCCTACAGCGACACGGTGGAGCGCGGGACGGTGATCAGCAGCGATCCCGGCTCGGGCGAGCGCATCCGGGGCAACGACGCGGTGCGGCTGGTGATCTCGCGCGGCCCGGAGATCGTGAAGGTTCCGGACGTCGGGGGCATGACGCTCGCCGACGCCCGGCGGGAGCTGAAGAAGTCGGGGCTCGCGCCCGGCATGGTGACCCGGGAGTTCAGCGCGGAGACCGGCCGGGGCGAGGTGGTCCGCACGGACCCGGAGACCGGTGCCGAGCGCCATCCCGACTCGGCGGTCGCCCTGGTCGTGAGCAAGGGGAGCCCGGTCGACGTACCCGGTGTGACGGGTATGGGCGTCGACGAGGCGAGGGCCGCGCTGGAGGAGGCGGGGCTGAAGGCCGAGGTGCTGCCCGTGCGGGTCCACTCCCCCGAGGACGAGGGCGGGGTCGCCAGGCAGTCACCCGCGAGCGGCGCCGAGGCCGCCGAGGGCGACACCGTGGAGCTGACCGTCTCCAAGGGCCCGCGGATGATCGACGTCCCCGACGTCACGGGGAAGGACGTCGACGAGGCCAGGAGCACACTGGAGGAGGCGGGCTTCGAGGTGGAGGTGGACCGCCCCTTCCTGTCGTTCAGCGACAAGGTGGCCCGTCAGTCGACGGAGGGCGGGGACCAGGCGCCCGAGGGCTCCACCATCACCATCAGGACCAAGGGTCTGTAG
- a CDS encoding class II 3-deoxy-7-phosphoheptulonate synthase, with translation MNANTSVAGGHTWRDLPAAQQPEYPDAEALRDVIADLESYPPLVFAGECDQLRARLGAVAKGEAFLLQGGDCAEAFDGVGAEDIRAKLKTLLQMSAVLTYAASVPVVKIGRIAGQYSKPRSKPTETRDGVTLPTYRGDSVNGFEFTEAARIPDPQRLKQMYHASASTLNLVRAFTTGGYADLRQVHAWNQDFVKSSPSGQRYEALAREIDNALNFMKACGTDPAEFKAVEFYASHEALLLDYESSLTRTDSRTGQLYDTSGHMVWIGERTRQMDGAHIEFASKVRNPIGIKLGPTTTVDEALAYVDRLDPEREPGRLTFIVRMGADKVRDKLPDLVEKVTASGATVAWVTDPMHGNTFEAASGHKTRRFDDVLDEVKGFFEVHKQLGTHPGGIHVELTGDDVTECVGGGHEIFVDDLHQRYETACDPRLNRSQSLDLAFLVAEMYRDQ, from the coding sequence GTGAACGCCAATACCTCCGTCGCCGGTGGCCACACCTGGCGAGACCTTCCCGCGGCGCAGCAGCCCGAGTACCCCGATGCCGAGGCTCTGCGCGACGTGATCGCCGACCTCGAGTCGTATCCCCCGCTCGTCTTCGCCGGCGAGTGCGACCAGCTGCGTGCCCGCCTGGGAGCCGTCGCCAAGGGCGAGGCGTTCCTGCTGCAGGGCGGTGACTGCGCCGAGGCCTTCGACGGCGTCGGCGCCGAGGACATCCGGGCCAAGCTGAAGACGCTGCTCCAGATGAGCGCCGTCCTCACCTACGCCGCCTCCGTGCCGGTCGTGAAGATCGGCCGGATCGCCGGCCAGTACTCCAAGCCGCGCTCGAAGCCCACCGAGACCCGCGACGGCGTGACGCTGCCGACCTACCGGGGCGACTCCGTCAACGGCTTCGAGTTCACCGAGGCCGCCCGCATCCCGGACCCCCAGCGGCTGAAGCAGATGTACCACGCGTCCGCTTCCACCCTGAACCTGGTCCGTGCCTTCACCACCGGCGGGTACGCCGACCTGCGCCAGGTGCACGCCTGGAACCAGGACTTCGTCAAGTCCTCGCCGTCGGGCCAGCGTTACGAGGCCCTGGCCCGCGAGATCGACAACGCGCTGAACTTCATGAAGGCGTGCGGCACGGACCCGGCCGAGTTCAAGGCCGTCGAGTTCTACGCCTCGCACGAGGCCCTGCTGCTGGACTACGAGTCGTCGCTGACCCGGACCGACTCGCGGACCGGGCAGCTCTACGACACCTCGGGCCACATGGTCTGGATCGGTGAGCGCACCCGCCAGATGGACGGCGCGCACATCGAGTTCGCCTCGAAGGTCCGCAACCCCATCGGCATCAAGCTCGGCCCGACGACCACGGTCGACGAGGCGCTCGCCTACGTCGACCGCCTCGACCCCGAGCGCGAGCCCGGCCGGCTGACCTTCATCGTCCGCATGGGCGCCGACAAGGTCCGCGACAAACTGCCCGACCTGGTCGAGAAGGTCACCGCCTCGGGCGCCACCGTCGCCTGGGTGACCGACCCGATGCACGGCAACACCTTCGAGGCCGCGTCCGGCCACAAGACGCGCCGCTTCGACGACGTCCTGGACGAGGTCAAGGGCTTCTTCGAGGTGCACAAGCAGCTGGGGACGCACCCCGGCGGCATCCACGTCGAGCTCACCGGTGACGACGTCACCGAGTGCGTGGGCGGCGGCCACGAGATCTTCGTGGACGACCTGCACCAGCGCTACGAGACGGCCTGCGACCCGCGCCTCAACCGCAGCCAGTCCCTGGACCTGGCCTTCCTGGTCGCCGAGATGTACCGCGACCAGTAG
- a CDS encoding trp operon leader peptide yields MFAQTTQNWWWTAHPAAR; encoded by the coding sequence ATGTTCGCGCAGACGACCCAGAACTGGTGGTGGACCGCTCATCCGGCGGCCCGCTGA
- a CDS encoding deoxyribonuclease IV encodes MRNPIGGHVPVAGGLAKAGLGYARELAAETVQVFVANPRGWATPPGNPAQDDLFRAQCEAESVPAYVHAPYLINFGSHTEATVERSVVSLRHSLRRARDIGALGVVVHTGSATGGRPRAEALAQVRTHMLPLLDELTHDDDPFLLLESTAGQGFSLCSRTWDFGPYFEALDSHPKLGVCLDTCHIYAAGHDLTGPSGMRQTLDLLVDTVGEGRLKLIHANDSKDVVGAHKDRHENIGSGHIGAGPFRELFSHPATEGVPLIIETPGGKEGHAADVARLKELRSSAAA; translated from the coding sequence ATGCGCAACCCGATAGGCGGCCACGTCCCCGTGGCCGGAGGACTGGCCAAGGCGGGGCTCGGCTACGCCCGCGAGCTGGCGGCCGAGACCGTGCAGGTCTTCGTCGCCAATCCGCGAGGCTGGGCGACGCCGCCCGGGAACCCCGCGCAGGACGACCTGTTCCGCGCGCAGTGCGAGGCGGAGTCGGTCCCCGCCTACGTCCACGCCCCGTACCTGATCAACTTCGGCTCCCACACCGAGGCCACCGTCGAACGGTCGGTCGTGTCCCTGCGGCACTCGCTGCGCCGGGCCCGGGACATCGGCGCACTGGGTGTGGTGGTGCACACCGGGTCCGCGACCGGTGGCCGCCCGCGCGCCGAGGCCCTGGCCCAGGTGCGTACGCACATGCTTCCGCTGCTGGACGAACTGACCCACGACGACGACCCGTTCCTGCTGCTGGAGTCGACGGCCGGCCAGGGTTTCTCGCTGTGCTCGCGCACGTGGGACTTCGGCCCGTACTTCGAGGCCCTGGACTCCCACCCGAAGCTCGGCGTCTGCCTGGACACCTGCCACATCTACGCGGCGGGACACGACCTGACCGGGCCGTCCGGCATGCGGCAGACCCTGGACCTGCTGGTGGACACGGTCGGCGAGGGGCGGCTGAAGCTGATCCACGCCAACGACTCCAAGGACGTGGTGGGCGCCCACAAGGACCGGCACGAGAACATCGGCTCCGGCCACATCGGCGCCGGGCCGTTCCGCGAGCTGTTCTCCCACCCGGCGACCGAGGGCGTTCCGCTGATCATCGAGACGCCGGGCGGCAAGGAGGGGCATGCCGCGGACGTCGCGCGGCTGAAGGAACTCCGGAGTTCCGCGGCGGCGTAG
- a CDS encoding (2Fe-2S)-binding protein, with amino-acid sequence MYVCSCFGITEEQVKKHADGGACTPRQIASACKAGTDCGGCVRRIQALLGRGDCPRRDLAEGRTAPAGATTAEPVVFGTTADVTLSDAA; translated from the coding sequence ATGTACGTCTGCTCGTGCTTCGGCATCACCGAGGAGCAGGTCAAGAAGCATGCGGACGGCGGAGCCTGCACCCCCCGCCAGATCGCTTCCGCCTGCAAGGCGGGTACGGACTGCGGCGGTTGCGTCCGCAGGATCCAGGCGCTGCTGGGCCGCGGGGACTGCCCCCGCCGCGACCTCGCCGAAGGCCGCACGGCACCGGCGGGCGCCACGACCGCTGAACCGGTCGTGTTCGGCACCACGGCCGACGTCACGCTCTCCGACGCAGCCTGA
- a CDS encoding anthranilate synthase family protein encodes MSHRSPDLRDLLRDDSPPFALLRRRTPGRDHDTVEILTGAVHEVDRLADLPVGELPSLALVPFRQIAERGFGVRDDGTPLAVLVADEVRELPLAEVLAQLPGHGVRVEAGGFDVPDDAYEDIVRRVVEDEIGQGEGANFVIRRTFGGEIPGFGRRDALALFRRLLEGERGAYWTFVVHTGNTGRPGLRGRTLVGASPEVHVRMSGGTVVMNPISGTYRYPDEGPAAESLLAFLGDRKETEELSMVVDEELKMMCTVGDMGGVVVGPRLKEMAHLAHTEYELRGRSSLDVREVLKETMFAATVTGSPVQNACRVIERYEPGGRGYYAGALALLSREPGGAQTLDSPILIRTADVSETGRLSVPVGATLVRHSDPAAEVAETRAKAAGVLAALGAGPARPGAEADRPRLASDPRVQAALDGRRGALAPFWLRMQERTSELSGHALVVDGEDTFTAMLAHLLRSSGLTVSVHRFDEPGLREAVRAHEGPVVLGPGPGDPGDTAGPKMRLLRELAAGLVRDHRHGLLGVCLGHELIAAELGLEIVRKNVPHQGAQTRIELFGRPETVGFYNSFTARCDEAAAAELGAHGIEVSRDPATGELHALRGRGFASVQFHPESVLTLRGATIVTELLAALPVPG; translated from the coding sequence ATGTCCCACCGCTCCCCCGACCTCCGTGACCTCCTGCGGGACGACTCCCCGCCGTTCGCGCTGCTGCGCAGGCGCACGCCCGGACGGGACCACGACACCGTGGAGATCCTGACCGGCGCGGTGCACGAGGTGGACCGTCTCGCCGACCTTCCGGTGGGTGAGCTGCCCTCACTCGCGCTGGTCCCCTTCCGCCAGATCGCCGAGCGCGGGTTCGGGGTCCGCGACGACGGCACCCCGCTGGCCGTGCTGGTCGCCGACGAGGTGCGCGAGCTGCCGCTGGCCGAGGTCCTCGCGCAGCTGCCCGGCCACGGCGTGCGGGTGGAGGCCGGCGGCTTCGACGTCCCCGACGACGCGTACGAGGACATCGTCCGGCGGGTCGTCGAGGACGAGATCGGGCAGGGCGAGGGGGCGAACTTCGTCATCCGGCGCACCTTCGGCGGCGAGATCCCCGGCTTCGGGCGCAGGGACGCCCTGGCGCTGTTCCGGCGGCTGTTGGAGGGCGAGCGCGGGGCGTACTGGACGTTCGTCGTGCACACGGGGAACACCGGGCGGCCGGGGCTGCGCGGCCGGACGCTGGTCGGCGCCAGCCCGGAGGTGCACGTGCGGATGTCCGGCGGGACGGTGGTGATGAACCCCATCAGCGGGACCTACCGCTACCCGGACGAGGGGCCGGCCGCCGAGAGCCTGCTCGCCTTCCTCGGCGACCGCAAGGAGACCGAGGAGCTGTCGATGGTGGTCGACGAGGAACTCAAGATGATGTGCACCGTCGGCGACATGGGCGGGGTGGTGGTCGGGCCGCGGCTCAAGGAGATGGCCCATCTCGCCCACACCGAGTACGAGCTGCGCGGGCGTTCCTCGCTGGACGTCCGCGAGGTCCTGAAGGAGACCATGTTCGCGGCGACGGTCACAGGGTCGCCCGTCCAGAACGCCTGCCGAGTCATCGAGCGGTACGAGCCCGGGGGCCGCGGGTACTACGCGGGCGCCCTGGCCCTGCTGAGCCGGGAGCCGGGAGGCGCGCAGACCCTCGACTCGCCGATCCTGATCCGCACGGCCGACGTCTCGGAGACCGGCCGGCTGAGCGTGCCGGTGGGCGCGACCCTCGTCCGCCACTCCGATCCGGCGGCGGAGGTCGCCGAGACCCGTGCGAAGGCGGCGGGGGTGCTCGCGGCCCTGGGGGCCGGGCCCGCCCGGCCCGGGGCGGAGGCGGACCGGCCGCGGCTGGCCTCCGACCCCCGGGTCCAGGCCGCGCTGGACGGGCGGCGCGGCGCTCTCGCCCCGTTCTGGCTCCGGATGCAGGAGCGCACGTCCGAGCTGTCCGGCCATGCCCTGGTGGTGGACGGCGAGGACACCTTCACGGCGATGCTCGCCCACCTGCTGCGGTCGTCGGGCCTCACGGTGTCCGTGCACCGCTTCGACGAGCCCGGGCTGCGGGAGGCCGTGCGGGCGCACGAGGGACCGGTCGTGCTGGGGCCCGGCCCGGGCGACCCCGGGGACACGGCCGGCCCGAAGATGCGGCTGCTGCGGGAGCTGGCCGCCGGCCTGGTGCGGGACCATCGGCACGGGCTGCTGGGTGTCTGCCTCGGGCACGAGCTGATCGCGGCGGAGCTCGGCCTGGAGATCGTGCGCAAGAACGTGCCCCACCAGGGGGCGCAGACCAGGATCGAACTCTTCGGCAGGCCCGAGACCGTCGGCTTCTACAACAGCTTCACCGCGCGCTGCGACGAAGCCGCGGCGGCGGAGCTGGGCGCCCACGGCATCGAGGTGAGCCGGGACCCGGCCACCGGTGAGCTGCACGCGCTGCGGGGCAGGGGCTTCGCGTCGGTGCAGTTCCACCCGGAGTCGGTGCTCACCCTGCGCGGCGCGACGATCGTGACCGAGCTGCTGGCGGCGCTGCCGGTGCCCGGCTGA
- a CDS encoding 6-phosphofructokinase, translated as MRVGVLTGGGDCPGLNAVIRAIVRKGVQEYAYDFTGFRDGWRGPLEDRTVPLSVPAVRGILPRGGTIIGSSRTNPFDAEHAGQGVRRIKENLDKHEVDSLIVIGGEDTLGVAARLSDEYGVKRVGVPKTIDNDLSATDYTFGFDTAVGIATEAIDRLHTTAESHMRVLVVEVMGRHAGWIALHSGLAGGANVILIPEQRFDIEQVCAWVDSRFRASYAPIVVVAEGAAPAHGRMILKDDTHDSFGHVRLSGVGEWLAKEIERRTGKEARTTVLGHVQRGGTPSSFDRWLATRFGLHAVDAVHDGAFGVMVALRGTDIVRVPIADATARLKTVDPALYAEAGVFFG; from the coding sequence ATGCGGGTCGGAGTACTGACCGGGGGCGGCGACTGCCCCGGCCTCAACGCGGTCATCCGCGCCATCGTCCGCAAGGGCGTGCAGGAGTACGCCTACGACTTCACCGGCTTCCGGGACGGCTGGCGCGGACCGCTGGAGGACAGGACCGTCCCGCTGTCCGTACCCGCGGTGCGGGGCATCCTGCCGCGGGGCGGCACCATCATCGGCTCCTCGCGGACGAACCCGTTCGACGCCGAGCACGCCGGGCAGGGGGTGCGCCGGATCAAGGAGAACCTCGACAAGCACGAGGTCGACTCGCTGATCGTCATCGGCGGCGAGGACACCCTGGGGGTGGCGGCGAGGCTGTCCGACGAGTACGGCGTCAAGCGCGTCGGCGTACCCAAGACCATCGACAACGACCTCTCGGCCACCGACTACACCTTCGGCTTCGACACCGCCGTCGGCATCGCCACCGAGGCCATCGACCGCCTCCACACCACGGCCGAGTCCCACATGCGCGTCCTCGTCGTCGAGGTGATGGGCCGGCACGCCGGCTGGATCGCGCTGCACTCCGGGCTGGCCGGCGGGGCCAACGTCATCCTCATCCCCGAGCAGCGCTTCGACATCGAGCAGGTCTGCGCCTGGGTCGACTCGCGCTTCAGGGCCAGCTACGCGCCGATCGTGGTCGTCGCCGAGGGCGCGGCGCCCGCACACGGGCGGATGATCCTCAAGGACGACACCCACGACTCCTTCGGGCACGTACGGCTCTCCGGCGTCGGCGAGTGGCTCGCCAAGGAGATCGAGCGCCGCACCGGCAAGGAAGCGAGGACCACCGTCCTCGGCCACGTGCAGCGCGGCGGCACCCCGAGCTCCTTCGACCGCTGGCTCGCCACGCGCTTCGGTCTCCACGCCGTCGACGCGGTGCACGACGGAGCGTTCGGCGTCATGGTCGCCCTGCGGGGCACGGACATCGTGCGGGTGCCGATCGCGGACGCCACGGCCCGGCTCAAGACGGTCGACCCCGCCCTCTACGCGGAGGCGGGGGTCTTCTTCGGCTGA
- a CDS encoding 2-hydroxyacid dehydrogenase has protein sequence MEILAFGVQSDEKPLIEAAFAGQHDVRCLDVFLTEDTAPIAAGYEVVSTSVNADLSSGVLRTLAAGGTRMIAQRSTGFNNIDLEVAERLSLRVARVSHYSPHSVAEFAWTLAMAVNRRIVRAVGRTRDFDFRLDGLLGRDMHGRTAGVVGTGKIGEAFTRIAHGFGMNLLGWDVEENPACTALGMTYVDKERLLAEADLISLHVPLLPATHHLIGAPALAAMKDDAILVNSSRGGLVDTRALVTELRAGRFTGVGLDVYEAEAGLFYVDKSLEGVDDDTLARLVTFPNVIVTSHQAYYTSDAVGQIIEATVRNVADYLAGRGSENFLVPTR, from the coding sequence GTGGAGATCCTGGCCTTCGGTGTCCAGTCCGACGAGAAGCCGCTCATCGAGGCGGCCTTCGCCGGGCAGCACGACGTCCGCTGCCTCGACGTCTTCCTCACCGAGGACACCGCCCCGATCGCGGCCGGCTACGAGGTCGTCTCCACGAGCGTCAACGCCGACCTCAGCAGTGGTGTCCTGCGGACGCTGGCGGCCGGAGGAACGCGGATGATCGCCCAGCGGTCCACCGGCTTCAACAACATCGACCTGGAGGTCGCCGAGCGGCTCTCCCTGCGGGTGGCCCGCGTCTCCCACTACTCACCCCACTCGGTCGCCGAGTTCGCGTGGACGCTGGCCATGGCCGTCAACCGCCGCATCGTCCGCGCGGTCGGCCGCACCCGGGACTTCGACTTCAGGCTCGACGGACTCCTCGGCCGGGACATGCACGGACGTACCGCCGGCGTCGTCGGGACCGGGAAGATCGGGGAGGCGTTCACCCGGATCGCCCACGGGTTCGGCATGAACCTGCTGGGCTGGGACGTCGAGGAGAACCCCGCCTGCACCGCCCTCGGCATGACGTACGTCGACAAGGAGCGGCTGCTCGCCGAGGCCGACCTGATCAGCCTCCACGTGCCGCTGCTCCCCGCGACGCACCACCTCATCGGCGCCCCGGCCCTGGCGGCCATGAAGGACGACGCGATCCTGGTCAACTCCAGCCGCGGAGGCCTGGTCGACACCCGCGCCCTCGTCACCGAGCTGCGGGCGGGCCGCTTCACCGGCGTGGGACTCGACGTGTACGAGGCCGAGGCGGGGCTCTTCTACGTCGACAAGTCCCTGGAAGGCGTCGACGACGACACCCTGGCCAGGCTCGTCACCTTCCCGAACGTCATCGTGACCTCGCACCAGGCCTACTACACGAGCGACGCCGTGGGCCAGATCATCGAGGCCACCGTGCGCAACGTCGCCGACTACCTCGCCGGCCGCGGCAGCGAGAACTTCCTGGTGCCCACGAGGTAG
- the thiS gene encoding sulfur carrier protein ThiS, whose product MTQSVPAGVPVSVSVSVNGEDRALPAGTALDTLVAELTAAPSGVAAAVNEAVVPRGQWSATALADGDRVEILTAVQGG is encoded by the coding sequence ATGACACAGTCCGTGCCCGCCGGCGTCCCCGTGTCCGTTTCCGTGTCCGTGAACGGGGAGGACCGCGCGCTTCCCGCCGGCACCGCCCTGGACACCCTCGTCGCCGAGCTCACCGCGGCCCCCTCGGGAGTGGCCGCCGCCGTCAACGAGGCCGTCGTCCCGCGCGGCCAGTGGTCCGCCACCGCGCTCGCCGACGGCGACCGCGTCGAGATCCTCACCGCGGTCCAGGGAGGCTGA
- the bfr gene encoding bacterioferritin produces the protein MQGDPEVLEFLNEQLTAELTAINQYFLHAKMQENFGWTKLAKYTRSESFDEMKHAEILTDRILFLDGLPNYQRLFHVRVGQTVTEMFQADRQVEVEAIDRLRRGIEIMRAKGDITSANIFESILEDEEHHIDYLDTQLELVEKLGEPLYIAQLIEQPES, from the coding sequence ATGCAGGGCGACCCCGAGGTCCTCGAGTTCCTGAACGAACAGCTGACCGCCGAATTGACTGCCATCAATCAGTACTTCCTGCACGCGAAGATGCAGGAGAACTTCGGCTGGACGAAGCTCGCGAAGTACACGCGGTCGGAATCGTTCGACGAGATGAAGCACGCCGAGATCCTCACGGACCGGATCCTCTTCCTCGACGGCCTGCCCAACTATCAGCGGCTCTTCCACGTCAGGGTCGGCCAGACGGTCACCGAGATGTTCCAGGCCGACCGCCAGGTCGAGGTCGAGGCGATCGACCGGCTCCGGCGCGGCATCGAGATCATGCGGGCCAAGGGCGACATCACCTCGGCGAACATCTTCGAGTCCATCCTGGAGGACGAGGAGCACCACATCGACTACCTCGACACCCAGCTGGAACTGGTGGAGAAGCTCGGTGAGCCGCTCTACATCGCCCAGCTGATCGAGCAGCCGGAGAGCTGA